DNA sequence from the Caldalkalibacillus salinus genome:
TTTCCCCTATAATCAAGAAAGGAAAGAACGGGATGTGTTCTTTCCTTTCTTTGTCTTATTATTACGATTGAAAAAGATAAGGTGTAAGGGACATGAATGTCTTTCGATTTGGGATAGCATATCTTGAACACCACAACCGCCTAACACCAACCCATATTGCAACCTTCAACATAATGGTCTTCTTCTTGGCCTTCCACTTGAATTTGATATATCTTCCCATCTTCTATTCCGTAGCCTTCATGTAATTCGATTGACCCATCCTCCGAAGTTAACCCCATTTGTCCAATCTCCATGTCATCCACTTCAAAAACGATCTTACCTTCATGGATGTGCCCTGCTACTTTACTCGATATATCCACCTTCATTCTTCTAGCCTCTTCTGCTGAAGGCTCATACAGGGATTGTTGTACTGCCGGATCGTTAGGTGGGTCAAGTGGCTGGTTGTCGTTGTTTTTAATTTGTTCCTGATTCATCGTTAAGATACCTCCTCCGTACCATCTCCTGATCTAACTTACGTATAGTTTGCACTGATATTTCAATTTTATAAGACGTATTCATTGCTTCTGCATTCTTTTACACATGAGTCATGTAGCGAGCGACTGGAGGAGTGGTCACACTCTTTTTATCCTTGAGTACAAGATGTGCATTGTTCAAGGCATGTTCATTTGGTTTTTTATCCAGATATGATATACTTTTATCGATAATCACAGATCCCGTGAGGTTTGTATTGTTGTACTATGATATCCTTACGTTGAAGGAGTGAAGTGTTGTGAGTGAAGCATT
Encoded proteins:
- a CDS encoding DUF2553 family protein, with the translated sequence MNQEQIKNNDNQPLDPPNDPAVQQSLYEPSAEEARRMKVDISSKVAGHIHEGKIVFEVDDMEIGQMGLTSEDGSIELHEGYGIEDGKIYQIQVEGQEEDHYVEGCNMGWC